In Listeria monocytogenes, the following proteins share a genomic window:
- a CDS encoding YkvS family protein, translating into MHTFFFSKIEATPKIEGVITMAKAHVGDIIEFKDGLTGIVEKLNENSVIVDLTYMENFKDLGIEEKTVVNHKNYQIIHSVEEEEEETEE; encoded by the coding sequence ATGCATACATTCTTTTTCAGCAAGATAGAGGCAACACCGAAAATTGAAGGAGTGATAACAATGGCAAAAGCACATGTTGGAGACATTATTGAATTTAAGGATGGCCTTACAGGAATCGTTGAAAAACTCAACGAAAACTCCGTTATTGTCGACTTAACTTATATGGAAAATTTTAAAGATTTAGGGATTGAAGAAAAAACAGTAGTCAATCACAAAAATTACCAAATTATTCATTCTGTAGAAGAAGAGGAAGAAGAAACAGAAGAATAA
- the ptsP gene encoding phosphoenolpyruvate--protein phosphotransferase produces MAKELKGIAASDGIAIAKAYLLVEPDLSYEKTEVTDVESEVKRFESALEVSRTELSMIREKAAKDLGEDKAQIFDAHLLVLNDPELTGPIEESIKNSKTNAETALQETTDMFIGMFESMDNEYMRERAADIKDVRKRVLSHLLGVTIPNPALIDEEVVVVAADLTPSDTAQLNRNFVKGFVTDIGGRTSHSAIMARSLEIPAVVGTKEVTASVAKNDIVIIDGLEGNVIIHPTEEQIAHYEKIKSDFALQQAEWDKLKNEKTVSKDGVHVELAANIGTPNDLEGVISNGGEAVGLYRTEFLYMGRDNFPTEEEQFEAYKAVVSGMDGKSVVVRTLDIGGDKTLPYLELPEEMNPFLGFRAIRLCFANEELFRTQLRALLRASVYGNLKIMFPMIATVNEFRQARDILLDEKAKLKAAGTEVSDSIELGIMIEIPAAAVLADQFAKEVDFFSIGTNDLIQYTMAADRMNERVSYLYQPYNPSILRLVKMVIDASHKEGKWTGMCGEMAGDQTAVPLLLGLGLDEFSMSASSILKSRSLIKRLDQSEMVKLAEEALNKSTAEEVVELVEKYTAE; encoded by the coding sequence ATGGCTAAAGAGTTGAAAGGTATCGCAGCATCTGATGGGATTGCCATTGCGAAAGCTTATCTGCTCGTTGAACCTGATCTTTCCTATGAAAAAACAGAAGTTACGGATGTTGAAAGTGAAGTAAAGCGTTTTGAAAGCGCGTTAGAAGTTTCTAGAACAGAACTTTCAATGATTCGTGAGAAAGCTGCTAAAGACTTAGGCGAAGATAAGGCACAAATTTTTGACGCGCATCTTCTAGTATTAAATGATCCTGAATTAACAGGACCAATCGAAGAAAGCATCAAAAACTCTAAAACGAATGCAGAAACAGCTTTACAAGAAACGACAGACATGTTTATTGGTATGTTTGAATCTATGGACAACGAATACATGCGTGAACGTGCAGCGGATATTAAAGATGTACGTAAACGTGTTCTTTCTCACTTACTAGGTGTAACTATTCCTAATCCAGCTTTAATTGATGAGGAAGTAGTTGTTGTTGCAGCTGATTTAACGCCTTCCGATACCGCACAACTTAACCGTAACTTTGTTAAAGGTTTCGTAACGGATATTGGTGGACGTACTTCTCACTCCGCTATTATGGCACGTTCTCTTGAAATTCCAGCAGTAGTTGGAACAAAAGAAGTTACTGCTAGCGTAGCGAAAAATGATATTGTTATTATTGATGGTTTGGAAGGTAATGTTATCATCCACCCAACAGAAGAACAAATCGCTCACTATGAAAAAATTAAATCTGATTTTGCTTTACAACAAGCAGAATGGGATAAACTTAAAAATGAAAAAACCGTTTCTAAAGACGGCGTTCACGTGGAGCTTGCAGCAAACATCGGAACTCCGAATGATTTAGAAGGTGTTATTTCTAACGGCGGGGAAGCAGTTGGACTTTATCGTACAGAATTCTTGTACATGGGTCGCGACAATTTCCCAACAGAAGAAGAGCAATTCGAAGCTTATAAAGCAGTAGTTTCCGGAATGGACGGAAAATCTGTGGTTGTTCGTACATTAGATATCGGTGGCGACAAAACGTTACCATACCTAGAACTTCCTGAAGAAATGAACCCATTCTTAGGATTCCGTGCAATTCGTCTTTGTTTTGCGAATGAAGAATTATTCCGTACACAACTTCGCGCCTTACTTCGCGCAAGTGTATATGGTAACTTAAAAATTATGTTCCCGATGATTGCAACAGTAAATGAATTCCGTCAAGCACGTGATATTTTACTAGATGAGAAAGCAAAACTAAAAGCTGCTGGAACAGAAGTATCTGATTCCATCGAACTTGGAATTATGATTGAAATTCCTGCCGCTGCAGTTCTTGCTGATCAATTTGCAAAAGAAGTTGATTTCTTCTCTATCGGAACAAATGACTTAATTCAGTATACAATGGCTGCGGACCGTATGAACGAACGCGTTTCTTACCTTTACCAACCATACAATCCATCCATTTTACGTTTAGTCAAAATGGTTATCGATGCATCTCATAAAGAGGGCAAATGGACTGGTATGTGTGGGGAAATGGCTGGAGATCAAACGGCTGTACCACTTCTTTTAGGCTTAGGCTTAGATGAATTTTCAATGAGTGCTTCAAGCATTCTTAAATCTCGTTCGTTAATCAAACGTTTAGATCAATCTGAAATGGTGAAATTAGCGGAAGAAGCTTTAAATAAATCTACAGCAGAAGAAGTTGTAGAATTAGTTGAAAAATATACTGCAGAATAA
- a CDS encoding YdcF family protein, with protein sequence MVIYSLAGFFLLLFIVLSIIDRRRISNGIILTIALFFSLLSLIYVTFSNGNELIVSIMDTVLILLFLLIPFFIIGLGTTLIVNGRLMLKREGRKLANMLPLFIGLVIIILFIAWFGSILKNGSPILGVVVLFVMAFVGYFSFLFLSFLLSTFLYQFNFPRYNQDFLIVLGSGLIGGDRVPPLLASRLNRAIAFYEKQYSKTGKRATFIVSGGQGANETVSEAQAMRDYLISKGIDETFIIMEDQSVNTLQNMQFSKAKMDAIMPDYNSLFSTNNFHLFRAGLYARKAGLKSQGIGAKTALYYMPNALIREFIAITVMYKKVHLILFGLAALFFIFLAIIGITFR encoded by the coding sequence TTGGTAATCTATTCATTAGCAGGTTTTTTTCTGCTGCTTTTCATTGTTTTGTCTATTATAGATAGACGAAGAATCAGTAACGGGATAATTTTAACGATTGCACTATTTTTCTCTTTACTTTCACTGATTTACGTTACTTTTTCAAACGGGAATGAATTAATCGTTTCTATTATGGATACAGTATTAATTTTACTGTTCTTACTTATTCCATTTTTTATTATTGGTTTGGGGACAACGCTTATTGTTAATGGGCGTTTAATGTTGAAACGAGAAGGCCGTAAACTTGCTAATATGCTTCCGTTATTTATTGGTTTAGTAATCATTATATTATTTATTGCTTGGTTTGGTAGTATATTGAAAAACGGTAGCCCGATACTTGGGGTAGTCGTGTTATTTGTAATGGCTTTTGTAGGATATTTTTCGTTTTTATTTTTATCTTTTCTTTTATCAACGTTTTTATATCAATTCAATTTCCCAAGATACAATCAGGACTTCCTCATTGTGTTAGGTAGTGGTTTGATTGGTGGAGACAGGGTGCCACCATTACTTGCAAGTAGATTAAATCGTGCCATCGCATTTTATGAAAAACAATATTCAAAAACAGGTAAGCGTGCTACTTTTATCGTTTCTGGTGGACAAGGGGCAAATGAAACTGTTTCCGAAGCACAAGCAATGCGGGATTATTTGATTAGTAAGGGTATTGATGAAACTTTTATTATAATGGAAGATCAATCAGTCAACACACTTCAAAATATGCAATTTTCTAAAGCAAAAATGGATGCCATTATGCCTGATTATAATAGTTTGTTTTCGACTAATAACTTTCACTTATTCCGAGCTGGTTTATATGCAAGAAAAGCTGGCCTGAAAAGTCAAGGTATCGGTGCAAAAACAGCCCTTTATTATATGCCCAATGCTTTGATTCGTGAATTTATTGCTATTACCGTTATGTACAAAAAAGTTCATTTAATATTATTTGGCTTAGCTGCATTATTCTTTATATTTTTAGCAATTATTGGTATCACATTTAGGTAG
- a CDS encoding NAD(P)-dependent oxidoreductase has product MEKIGFVGTGVMGSSMALHLLEAGYEVFVYTRTKSKAEELLHKGAHWEASPASLASQVDILISMVGYPQDVEQLYLDENGFLANLSSGAVAIDMTTSSPALAKKIAKVGAEKGIGVLDAPVSGGDIGAKNGTLAIMVGGSEEVFLKVKPILDILGSSVILQGDAGAGQHTKMVNQIAIASNMIGVTEAIIYAEAAGLNPSRVLDSISGGAAGSWSLTNLIPRVLKDDFSPGFFIKHFIKDMGIAISEAKQMGLELPGLTLAEKMYQTLAEQGLSEEGTQALIKYYR; this is encoded by the coding sequence GTGGAAAAAATAGGATTTGTTGGTACAGGTGTGATGGGCTCGAGCATGGCTTTGCATTTACTTGAAGCTGGCTATGAAGTGTTTGTTTATACGCGTACTAAATCAAAGGCAGAAGAGCTTTTGCATAAAGGGGCGCACTGGGAAGCTAGTCCTGCTTCACTTGCAAGCCAAGTGGATATTTTAATATCAATGGTCGGTTATCCACAAGATGTCGAACAGCTTTACTTAGATGAGAATGGATTTTTAGCTAATTTATCCTCTGGTGCTGTTGCGATTGATATGACAACTTCCTCCCCAGCTTTGGCGAAAAAAATTGCTAAAGTAGGAGCGGAAAAAGGAATTGGTGTACTCGATGCTCCTGTTTCGGGTGGTGACATTGGCGCGAAAAATGGCACACTCGCAATTATGGTCGGCGGGTCTGAAGAAGTGTTTTTAAAAGTGAAACCAATTTTAGACATTCTTGGCAGTAGTGTTATTTTACAAGGGGATGCAGGTGCTGGACAACATACGAAAATGGTGAATCAAATTGCGATTGCTTCCAACATGATTGGTGTGACTGAGGCAATAATTTATGCCGAGGCGGCTGGGCTGAATCCATCACGTGTTCTGGATTCAATTTCAGGTGGTGCAGCTGGCAGTTGGTCGCTTACAAACTTGATTCCGCGTGTACTTAAGGATGATTTTTCTCCAGGTTTCTTTATTAAGCATTTCATAAAAGACATGGGAATAGCGATTTCTGAAGCAAAACAAATGGGACTAGAGCTTCCAGGTTTAACTTTAGCTGAAAAAATGTATCAAACACTAGCAGAGCAAGGTTTGAGTGAAGAAGGCACACAAGCGCTTATCAAATATTATCGTTAA
- a CDS encoding YkuJ family protein gives MSQLLGIIQRLHAMQEDESAETQARRFEKNGTPVCEVKFFQASNSFEVEIYGDNSKYQFDDIDMTAIEIFETLQENE, from the coding sequence ATGTCTCAGTTATTGGGAATTATTCAACGTTTACATGCAATGCAAGAAGATGAGTCAGCTGAAACACAAGCAAGACGTTTTGAAAAAAATGGTACGCCCGTGTGCGAAGTGAAGTTTTTTCAAGCTTCTAACTCATTTGAAGTAGAAATCTATGGCGACAATAGTAAATATCAATTCGATGATATTGATATGACTGCTATCGAAATTTTTGAAACGCTACAAGAAAACGAATAA
- a CDS encoding aminotransferase class I/II-fold pyridoxal phosphate-dependent enzyme, which produces MTKSIRPELRDIQVSGIRTFNTRVTGIPDMIRLTLGEPDFPTPEHVKQAAISAIEENFTNYTPNAGMPELLEAASTYFHEKYDLSYNNKEIIVTVGATEAISVALQTILEPGDEVILPDPIYPGYEPLITLNRAHPVKVDTTETNFKLTPEQLRAHITPKTKALIIPYPSNPTGVTLSKKELFALAEVLKETGIFVIADEIYSELTYHEEHVSIAPLLREQTIVINGLSKSHAMIGWRIGFLLAPEALTQEMLKIHQYSVTCASSISQKAALEALTNGKDDAFQMRTEYKTRANFTQDRLEKMGFTVIPPDGAFYFFVKLPDEITENAFDWAVKLAEEAKVAVVPGNAFSEKGDRYFRLSYATSFNNLAEALDRMAQFIAK; this is translated from the coding sequence ATGACAAAATCTATTCGACCAGAATTACGCGATATTCAAGTAAGTGGTATCAGAACTTTTAATACACGAGTGACGGGTATTCCTGATATGATCCGTTTAACACTTGGCGAACCTGACTTCCCAACGCCAGAGCATGTCAAACAGGCGGCCATTTCAGCAATAGAAGAAAACTTCACCAACTATACACCCAATGCCGGGATGCCAGAATTACTCGAAGCAGCTTCCACTTATTTTCATGAAAAATATGACTTGTCCTATAATAATAAAGAAATCATCGTTACGGTCGGCGCTACAGAGGCTATCTCCGTTGCCTTGCAAACGATTTTGGAGCCTGGGGATGAAGTTATCTTACCAGACCCTATTTATCCAGGTTACGAGCCTCTAATTACGTTAAATAGAGCGCACCCGGTTAAAGTTGATACGACCGAAACTAATTTCAAATTAACACCTGAACAATTACGTGCTCATATCACGCCAAAAACTAAAGCACTTATCATTCCTTATCCATCCAATCCGACCGGTGTTACACTCTCTAAAAAAGAACTTTTCGCATTAGCAGAAGTATTAAAAGAAACAGGTATTTTTGTCATTGCTGATGAGATTTACAGTGAATTAACTTATCACGAAGAGCATGTGAGCATTGCGCCTTTACTAAGAGAGCAGACAATCGTTATCAACGGTTTATCAAAATCTCACGCAATGATTGGTTGGCGAATTGGCTTTTTACTTGCACCAGAAGCCCTTACACAAGAAATGTTGAAAATCCATCAATATTCGGTTACTTGCGCAAGTTCCATTTCCCAAAAAGCAGCACTAGAAGCCCTTACTAACGGCAAAGACGATGCTTTCCAAATGCGAACTGAATACAAAACACGCGCTAATTTCACCCAAGATCGACTAGAAAAAATGGGCTTTACTGTCATTCCACCGGATGGTGCATTTTACTTCTTCGTCAAACTTCCCGATGAAATAACCGAAAATGCTTTCGATTGGGCTGTAAAACTTGCTGAAGAAGCCAAAGTAGCAGTTGTCCCCGGAAATGCCTTTTCCGAAAAAGGCGATCGTTATTTCCGCCTTTCTTACGCCACTTCCTTTAATAATCTTGCTGAAGCATTAGACCGAATGGCTCAATTTATAGCAAAATAA
- a CDS encoding NAD(P)/FAD-dependent oxidoreductase produces the protein MNLESKKKIAIIGAGPGGLAAGMLLSQLGYQVSIYEKNDRIGGRTALHKMGKYSFDVGPSALTMTHVLTSLFMDCNRNILDYVSLLPINPIHTLYFKDITFPLYSDQSETKAVIQTYFPGEEDGFDRFMKENTKKMLYISPLNQFNYSSLFDFFRPTTLRAIPSLTLGRSLMDDLARYFNSKYLRLAFSLQMRYLGMSPWDIPAAYSIIPFSEYYYGTFHPIGGQNKIVEAMQQVVTENKGKFFFNSEVTEFESNGKEITGAVLANGKTIEADYYFTNLDFIYSLTNEHPDKLDKKEYSSSAFILYLGLKTVLPFSHQSIIFPQNYREYANNTMHKKILSNDIAIHLTNPSATDNTMAPINHSSVRIMVPVPNNTSNIDWEKETPAFRQLILDTVKERLSVPDLEANIEEEYIITPLDWEKKYHVKHGAIFGLQHLWRQHGYLHPSKKFPPFKNLFVIGAGAMSGSSLPFIIENAQIATQKFLQKEKKSE, from the coding sequence TTGAATTTGGAAAGCAAAAAGAAAATTGCCATTATTGGTGCTGGACCAGGTGGTTTGGCAGCCGGTATGCTATTAAGTCAACTAGGTTATCAAGTAAGCATCTATGAAAAAAATGATCGCATTGGTGGAAGAACGGCATTGCACAAAATGGGTAAGTACTCATTTGATGTCGGACCTTCTGCACTTACAATGACGCATGTTTTGACTTCTCTTTTTATGGATTGTAATCGCAATATTTTGGATTATGTTTCGCTTTTACCAATCAATCCTATTCATACGCTTTATTTTAAAGATATTACATTCCCTCTTTACAGTGATCAATCTGAAACAAAAGCGGTTATTCAAACATATTTTCCAGGCGAAGAAGATGGATTTGATCGCTTTATGAAAGAAAACACAAAAAAAATGCTGTATATATCGCCGCTCAATCAATTTAATTATAGTTCTTTGTTTGATTTTTTCCGTCCAACAACTTTGCGTGCTATTCCTAGTTTGACGCTTGGACGATCGTTGATGGATGATTTAGCCAGATATTTTAATAGTAAGTACCTTCGTCTCGCATTTTCTTTACAGATGCGCTATTTAGGTATGTCACCTTGGGATATTCCAGCTGCTTATAGTATTATTCCTTTTTCCGAATATTACTATGGCACTTTTCATCCCATTGGTGGACAAAATAAAATTGTCGAGGCAATGCAGCAAGTAGTTACAGAAAACAAAGGGAAGTTCTTCTTTAATTCCGAAGTAACTGAATTTGAATCGAATGGTAAAGAAATAACCGGAGCTGTTCTTGCTAATGGGAAAACAATCGAAGCAGATTATTATTTCACCAACCTGGATTTCATTTATTCTTTAACTAACGAGCATCCAGATAAATTGGACAAAAAAGAATATTCCTCTTCTGCTTTTATTCTTTACTTAGGTTTAAAAACAGTATTGCCTTTTTCACATCAGTCGATTATTTTCCCTCAAAATTACCGAGAATATGCGAATAATACGATGCATAAAAAAATTCTTTCTAATGATATCGCGATACATTTGACCAATCCTTCTGCAACCGATAATACTATGGCGCCAATTAATCATTCTAGCGTTCGAATTATGGTTCCAGTTCCTAATAATACGAGTAATATTGATTGGGAAAAAGAAACTCCTGCTTTTCGCCAATTAATTTTAGATACGGTAAAAGAGCGTCTATCCGTACCCGATTTAGAAGCGAATATTGAAGAAGAATATATTATCACACCGCTAGACTGGGAAAAGAAATATCATGTTAAACACGGTGCTATCTTTGGTTTACAACACTTATGGCGCCAACATGGTTACTTACACCCTTCCAAAAAATTCCCACCATTTAAAAATTTATTTGTGATTGGCGCTGGCGCAATGTCGGGTAGCTCTCTTCCGTTCATCATTGAAAACGCGCAAATCGCAACCCAGAAATTTTTACAAAAAGAAAAGAAATCCGAGTAA
- a CDS encoding LysR family transcriptional regulator gives MIVTEYELLVCLAEELNMRKSAEKLFLSQPALSQRLQTIESRWNTKIFIRTQKGLLLTPEGEAIVRHASSVIEREHTIQEKLEAMEGVVRGTLRIACASVVAQMWLPRVLKAFSRAYPNVQISLVTGWSSEVTQQLAAGNVHIGIVRGSSTWKSVQKPLFNDKLILVDTEITKIEEVFQTNRPFIQFRSDSNYYQVIQDYWQRNFGKMPRQAMLMDQMETSRQMALNGIGFAILPEVTMLGYTDKINKIPLTEKDGSILSRETNLLTYEQSLSLPQVKAFLEITDKFLEQVK, from the coding sequence ATGATTGTAACAGAATACGAATTGCTTGTTTGTTTAGCCGAAGAACTTAATATGCGCAAAAGTGCGGAAAAACTTTTTTTAAGCCAACCCGCCTTATCGCAACGCTTGCAAACAATCGAAAGTAGATGGAATACTAAAATTTTTATTCGTACACAAAAAGGGCTGTTGCTTACACCAGAAGGAGAAGCTATTGTTCGTCATGCGTCTAGTGTTATTGAACGAGAACATACTATTCAAGAAAAACTCGAAGCAATGGAAGGTGTTGTCCGCGGAACACTACGTATCGCCTGTGCGAGTGTAGTAGCGCAAATGTGGCTGCCTCGTGTGCTAAAAGCTTTTTCAAGGGCATACCCTAATGTGCAGATTTCACTTGTAACCGGTTGGAGCAGTGAGGTTACGCAACAACTAGCCGCAGGAAACGTCCATATTGGTATTGTTCGCGGAAGCTCTACTTGGAAAAGTGTTCAAAAACCATTATTTAATGACAAATTAATTTTAGTAGATACGGAAATTACCAAAATTGAAGAAGTTTTCCAAACTAATCGACCATTTATCCAATTTCGCAGTGATTCGAATTATTACCAAGTGATTCAAGATTATTGGCAACGAAATTTCGGGAAAATGCCGCGTCAAGCGATGTTAATGGACCAAATGGAAACCTCTAGGCAAATGGCTCTAAATGGTATTGGTTTTGCGATTTTGCCGGAAGTGACGATGTTAGGCTACACGGATAAAATCAACAAAATTCCCTTAACAGAAAAAGATGGCTCGATTTTAAGTCGAGAAACAAATTTACTGACGTATGAACAGTCACTCAGTTTACCACAAGTGAAGGCGTTTTTAGAAATAACAGATAAATTCCTTGAACAAGTTAAATAG
- a CDS encoding CPBP family intramembrane glutamic endopeptidase, with protein MKSIKIDYKLVLGLILCALLVILTYQFPRVFWYLYGAGMLFLLSFVIFNDDLKKEYSFVKGILPGIFSGIVLYIIFYIGAFIIKVMPGGLENSVEAAFNKYSTHSLIIWLLLIVAIIPGEEIFWRGFVLKRLNHYFNPWFSNVFAALLCMVMMFPSGNFAAIIGIFVASLVWNIMYSYRPSLLMLYLSHLTFAFLLLAALPIY; from the coding sequence TTGAAGAGCATCAAGATCGATTATAAACTTGTACTGGGACTTATTTTATGTGCCCTACTTGTTATCTTAACATATCAGTTCCCACGTGTTTTTTGGTATTTATATGGAGCTGGGATGTTATTTTTACTTAGTTTTGTGATTTTTAATGATGATTTAAAAAAAGAGTATTCGTTCGTTAAAGGCATTTTGCCCGGTATTTTCTCCGGAATTGTCCTTTATATTATTTTTTACATAGGCGCCTTTATTATTAAAGTAATGCCAGGCGGTCTAGAAAATTCTGTAGAAGCTGCTTTTAATAAGTATTCGACGCACTCTTTGATAATTTGGTTACTGCTTATCGTGGCCATTATCCCTGGAGAAGAAATTTTCTGGCGTGGCTTCGTATTAAAACGATTAAACCACTATTTCAATCCTTGGTTTTCGAATGTTTTTGCAGCGTTACTATGTATGGTAATGATGTTCCCAAGTGGCAACTTTGCAGCGATTATCGGTATCTTTGTCGCTTCGCTCGTATGGAATATCATGTATTCCTATCGCCCAAGCCTACTCATGCTATATTTATCGCATTTAACCTTTGCGTTTTTGTTACTCGCAGCCTTACCAATTTATTAA
- a CDS encoding phosphocarrier protein HPr, with the protein MEQASFVVIDETGIHARPATLLVQAASKYSSDVQIEYTGKKVNLKSIMGVMSLGIGKGADITIYTEGSDEKEAIEGLTEVLKKEGLAE; encoded by the coding sequence ATGGAACAAGCAAGTTTTGTAGTAATCGATGAAACAGGAATTCACGCACGCCCAGCAACTCTATTGGTGCAGGCTGCAAGTAAATACAGCTCTGACGTTCAAATTGAATACACTGGCAAAAAAGTAAACCTTAAATCAATCATGGGCGTTATGTCTCTTGGTATTGGTAAAGGCGCTGACATTACTATCTACACTGAAGGTAGCGATGAAAAAGAAGCAATTGAAGGACTAACTGAAGTTCTTAAGAAAGAAGGATTGGCTGAATAA
- the dapD gene encoding 2,3,4,5-tetrahydropyridine-2,6-dicarboxylate N-acetyltransferase, whose translation MEQMDAHQIISFIQNSKKATPVKVYLKGDLEKIDFPSDVKTFITGNAGTIFGEWAVVEPLLEANKANIEDYVIENDRRNSAIPLLDMKNINARIEPGAVIRDQVTIGDNAVIMMGASINIGSVIGDGTMIDMNVVLGGRATVGKNCHIGAGSVLAGVVEPPSAQPVIVEDNVVVGANVVVLEGVRIGEGAVVAAGAIVTKDVAPGTVVAGIPARELKKLDAKTASKTEIMQELRQL comes from the coding sequence ATGGAACAAATGGATGCACACCAAATTATTTCTTTTATTCAAAATAGCAAGAAAGCAACACCTGTAAAAGTTTACCTTAAAGGGGACTTAGAAAAAATTGATTTCCCTAGTGATGTTAAAACTTTCATTACTGGAAATGCGGGAACTATTTTTGGAGAATGGGCAGTTGTTGAGCCATTATTAGAAGCAAATAAAGCGAATATTGAAGATTACGTTATCGAAAATGATCGTCGTAACTCAGCTATTCCTTTGTTAGATATGAAAAATATTAACGCGCGTATTGAGCCAGGCGCAGTTATTCGCGACCAAGTAACTATTGGTGATAATGCTGTAATTATGATGGGAGCAAGCATTAATATCGGTTCTGTTATCGGTGACGGTACGATGATTGATATGAATGTTGTTCTAGGCGGGCGCGCAACGGTTGGTAAAAATTGCCATATCGGAGCAGGTTCTGTGCTTGCTGGCGTAGTGGAACCACCATCCGCTCAACCAGTAATTGTAGAAGATAATGTAGTTGTTGGCGCGAATGTGGTTGTTTTAGAAGGCGTACGCATTGGTGAAGGTGCGGTTGTAGCAGCTGGCGCAATCGTTACAAAAGACGTAGCTCCTGGAACAGTTGTAGCTGGGATTCCTGCACGTGAACTTAAAAAATTAGATGCAAAAACAGCTTCTAAAACAGAAATCATGCAAGAACTTCGTCAACTTTAA
- a CDS encoding carotenoid biosynthesis protein, producing the protein MLEKNYKFLLWIYIFWFLGSVLLVSLHIIPPELTAVQSLFLVFTGVFAAVFFIMQYGKWLGSAITLLIFVVSTCIEWMQLSYTDEYIGSTLGGSVYGIPITMGFIWVGMVAGTHIIAREITLKINIDWIRGGIYSFIAATMVMIFEVLIEPITMQSKQLYITQNGFTILQLSDFINWWLLGLILHLMIYFILSLTDSWERLKYPDLKSEIVIVYWIIIAFFVFLSFYLDLWTSIAIIIVSNIIFTACYFFSLEKEAQPKKKSE; encoded by the coding sequence ATGTTAGAAAAAAACTACAAATTTTTACTTTGGATTTATATATTCTGGTTTTTAGGCAGCGTTTTGTTAGTATCCTTACACATTATTCCGCCAGAGCTAACTGCAGTGCAATCATTATTTTTAGTATTTACTGGTGTTTTTGCGGCTGTTTTCTTTATTATGCAATATGGTAAATGGCTTGGTTCTGCTATAACGTTACTTATATTTGTTGTCAGTACTTGTATTGAATGGATGCAACTAAGTTATACGGATGAGTATATCGGTTCTACATTAGGTGGGAGTGTATACGGTATTCCTATTACGATGGGCTTTATTTGGGTCGGAATGGTTGCGGGTACACATATTATCGCTCGAGAAATTACGCTGAAAATTAATATTGACTGGATTCGTGGAGGTATTTATTCGTTTATCGCAGCTACGATGGTAATGATTTTTGAGGTTTTAATCGAACCAATTACAATGCAATCAAAACAACTTTACATTACGCAAAACGGCTTCACGATTTTGCAGTTATCTGACTTTATTAATTGGTGGCTTTTAGGACTTATTTTACATTTAATGATTTACTTTATTTTGAGTTTAACGGATAGTTGGGAGCGTCTAAAATATCCAGATTTAAAATCAGAAATTGTCATTGTTTATTGGATTATTATTGCCTTTTTCGTATTTTTGTCCTTTTACCTTGATTTATGGACATCTATTGCGATTATTATCGTTTCTAATATTATTTTCACTGCTTGTTATTTTTTCAGTTTGGAAAAAGAAGCGCAGCCCAAAAAGAAATCCGAATGA
- the cbpB gene encoding cyclic-di-AMP-binding protein CbpB translates to MISNRFGQFIDNELADSMISAEKVAHVQLGNNLEHALLVLTKCGYSVIPVLDFEFKLHGLISAAMITDAILGLERIEFERLEDLKVEDVMQTDFPVIKDFNNNERIVHLLVDHPFVCVVDADHHFEGIVTRRVVLKQVNRYIHLQVEENR, encoded by the coding sequence ATGATCTCAAATAGATTTGGACAATTTATTGACAATGAACTAGCTGATTCGATGATTTCCGCTGAAAAGGTGGCTCATGTACAGCTTGGTAATAATTTAGAACATGCATTACTTGTTTTAACTAAATGCGGTTATTCAGTTATTCCTGTGCTAGACTTTGAATTTAAACTCCATGGGTTAATAAGTGCAGCAATGATCACGGATGCCATTCTTGGACTCGAACGTATTGAATTTGAACGGTTAGAGGATTTAAAAGTAGAAGATGTCATGCAGACGGATTTCCCAGTAATTAAAGATTTTAATAATAACGAGCGAATTGTACACTTACTTGTGGATCATCCTTTTGTTTGTGTTGTAGATGCGGACCACCATTTTGAAGGAATAGTAACAAGACGTGTTGTCTTAAAACAAGTCAACCGTTATATTCATTTGCAGGTGGAGGAAAATAGATGA